The Solenopsis invicta isolate M01_SB chromosome 3, UNIL_Sinv_3.0, whole genome shotgun sequence region aaaaaatatgtcaaaatatatGGAAAAATGACAAAGTAtacgataatatttaatatttgaactaattaaaaattttttttgttgaaaaacttcAGCATGGCGGCATAGCAGCTGTCTGAAGTTTGTTTCTCGAATTTGCACCGGGAAACGCCGAGGTCACACAATTaatctgaaacaaaaatttcaagaaaattttgttagtttatgtaaaaacgcacagcatatacctaaataattaaaaaaattcataaaattgctAAAACGGCGACATAAACAAGAAAAAAcactttaaacaattgttaataattatttcgtttttaaccgtttttattttttcaaattttattttaattaaaaaataagtactgTTCTTGAAGTTGTATTGATAATAAAGTGAAAGTATTCCTAAcctaacatttaaaacatttttaaccgattgtagaaaaataatacaGGATGTCAAAACGCAAAAGCAAAGTTAAAATCTTTTAGACTAAAACTGTGTTAGTTTCtactttaagaaatttaatttttaagctgcattttcttttattatgattaGAAGCACTTTGGCACAGTTTAAGTAGATAAAAACTACAAACAATGCAaagatacaaaacaaaatactaCACTTTtgagtttttgttattaattataatatgccTTCAGGGTGAGGGCGCAATATTCTACATTCGCCCTGGGCGCAAGATTGCCTTAGTCCGGCTCTGCTTGGCGCCACCCATCGCGAACAGGTTGTTATCTTATTTGCCTTAATCTGcgaacaaaaaattgatttgttcGTTATTCTGTGATTTTTCGAAGAAGGCATTAGTAACAAATAGGAGTAGTCCGTTAGAATTTGACACGTAATAAAACATGTGCATATAAGATATTGAGTTGTAATAGAACGTAAAAAGTGAGGGTTTATTTCACAAAGGTGTGGAATTTTTTTGAGTAATGGAATTTGTCCAATTTTTACGTTAACTTGGATTTTTTGGCGCATATAGTACGTTGTAtctgttacaaatttattggaaacattgaaatgatTCTACTTGAGAAGATTAAgcagaaataaattcttttagttATGTGATGTGtatctaataattattgtataagtagaattttctttatctataattttatgtatataaatttatcctATTATTTATGAGAATTTAAATCAATGCATTTacacatttaagtaacatttaaaTTCTGTTACAGATCATGAAGCTGTACAAAGAGAAGAGGAAGCGATTAAGATCGATGGTTTAAATACTGCCCAGATAAAAGAACTCAGAGAAAAGGCTGAAAAATTTGCATTCCAGACTGAAATCAACCGCATGATAAAACTTATTATCAATTCTCTTTATCGTAAGAAAGAGATTTATCTCAGAGAATTGATATCAAATGCATCTGACGCATTGGACAAAATTAGATTATTATCTTTCACCGATAAGAGCGTGTTGGAAACAAATACTGAATTGGCTATTAGAATAAAAGCAGACAAAGAAAACAAAGTACTGCATATAATGGATTCTGGTATCGGCATTACAAAGCAAGATCTAGTGAACCATCTTGGAACCATCGCTAAATCTGGCACAGCCGAGTTTCTGGGAAAAATGCAGGATGTCACAAATGTCCAGGATATGAATGATATGATCGATCAATTTGGTGTGGGCTTTTATTCTGCCTGCTTGGTTGCAAATGTTGTTGTTGTTACCACCAAACATAACGACGATAAACAGTATATTGGGGAATCTGATAGTTCCAACTTTAGCATTATTGAAGATCTATGTGGAGATACCTTGAAGAGAGGAACGACTGTAAGGtatgtttacaaatatttttaagcaaataCAAAGTCTCCAAGTTTCTCCACAACAATAAtacatagttttatttttttaccatATTGCGTAGAAAGAATATTgctaatattgtgtattttttaaatgtcctTTACAGCTTACATTTGAAGGATAGACGTCCTAGAGTCTGATACGATTAAGACCTTAGTAAAGAAATATTCACAGTTTATCAATTTCCCTATATATTTGTGGAACAGTAAACAAGTACATGTTGACGCTGAAGAAGTGGAAGAAGATAAGCCtgtgaaagagaaagatgatAGTGATACCGAAGATAAAGAGGACGAGGAGGATGACACTAAGGTGGAAGAGGACACAGAGGAGAAGAAACCTAAGAAAGTGGATAAGACCGTATGGGATTGGGAATTATTGAACTATGATAAGTaagtatcaattaattaatagtCTTATATAgtcaaatatactttttaatcaaattttgtattttttaattcaatagatCTGTAATCCCAAGGGAAGACATGATGATAGTTATGCCATCCTTCTCCCGAGTAGAACACAGAAAAAACTTGATTGTTTGCTGGATTTATATATCTGTAACAATCAAGAAAGCAGTTGTAATTAAATGCTGATTACgtacaaaatttgatttaacaGTATATTCGACTATATAAAACTGACATATAAATCCAGCAGACAATAAAGTTTTTTCTACATTCTCCTAGATAACAGatctattgaattaaaaaatacaattaatttaacaaaaatgtttaatgattttttatcaaaaattggttGGGCATACGATTTAAAGTATGCATCGGATAAAACGGTAAGGAAACGTATAAGGAGAACGGACGACGCATAGTGGGTCGAATAGTATGAAAACGAGTGaataacatttcataatttattattatatttttgcattttgtgggtaacaaattcataattttgttttacattcttttgtattcttttctcGTAATTGTCACAGTTTCATGTATGAAATTTGAATTTCATTAATGAAATTTGAATTTCATACCCCGTTTTATCCGATGCATACTTTAAATCGTATGCCCAAccaattgttgcaaaaaaatcaatgaacatttttgtcaaattaattgcattttttaattcaagagaTCTATAATCCTAAGAGAAAACATGATGATAATTATGCCAACCCTCTCTCGACGAGAATATAGAAAATACTACATTGTCTGCTGGATTTATATATCTGTAACAATCAAGAAAGCAGTTGTAATTAAATCCTTATTACgtacaaaatttgatttaaaagtaTATTCGGCTATATAAGACTATTAATTGATTGATACTTACTTGTCATATGGTTTATAACCATATCTGTGGCCTATTGAGTTAATCATTAAAGCTACATTTAGTAGCAAAATATGACGAAGAACCCCGGAGATTAAGTAGGCGTTTAGCCATTTTTCTTCCCAAAATACGACTGGGATAACGGTTGGCATAACAAAGCAGAGTAATATCACCAATATCGTATAATATctgaaataacaaatttattgtagGTTTTTGTTCgataataagatattattttaacttacaccaacctaacaaaaatcttgttttaaaaaaagtgtcgtatattaattttccaaaattcctaacaaaaatcttatttaaaataaagaattaaataaaagtaatctcTAAACAAAAACATGCTTTCAAATTAAACTGTCCCAAAACAAAGATTAGATCACAGAGTTAgccaagtattttattatatatagaacataaaagtattttatctaacaaaaatcttttttagaagaaattaaaataaatattttttgatacactTACCTTTTTTGAAACGCTAATATTGCATTGCTCTCTAGATCAGAAATATCAATGCCTTTCCCCTTTTTCGTGACATCGGAATGTTTTTTGCAAAGCAGCCAGCCTATATGCGAAAAAAAGAATCCGACGTTGGGGTTATGTGGGTCGGCGTCAGTATCACTAAATTTATGGTGGACCCTGTGGTCCCTGGCCCATACAATCACGGAATCCTAGATTGAACAAAGTTATAAGTTGATCAGtaaatatgattgttaatataGTACTGCGTTTATATAGTACCTCaataaagtaacgataaaagtaactttttaaatcgTTGCCATTATTGACGAAATGTAACTCGTTAAACACACCTACCTGAAAAGCTACAGTGCTCATGAATGCTAGCAGCAATTGGAGAGGCCACTTGGCTTTGTAGGATCGATGGGACCAAAGTCGATGAGCTCCATCTGAGATTCCCAAAAGActaaattcgtataaaaaaattactgcaATCAAAAAAAATCGTGACGTTACACACAAgcgtttcattatttttgttgtataattattttgcgagCAAGCACTTAAAAGTACaacgcaataaaattaaactatacTCACCAAAAAAAATAGTCATATATTTTGCCGATGTAAATGTCAGGTAAAGTCCACCCAGGGCACCAAGATGTAGCAACGATAAAACAATTACATTACGCCATACTATTGATCTATTGAATTTCGATTTTTCTTCAAGTTCCTTATTTACTTGTGGTTTTAACGCCATTGTTACAgtctattaacaaaaattatttaaacaaaatttttttaataaactatattttttgctttcttcttaaaagaattatagaatatttcatttttattttaattctttttcaaattctagtaaaattaaatgtatcttaaccatacataataatgtttatttcacaagtacaaattaattttattttaagtatgtaagattttttaaatgaaaaaattatattaccaGTTTCCGAAAACTGTTTCAAAACTACGGAATGATaatgtattgaataattttctataGGAAAAACGAAATGATTATTGTTAATATCACAATAAAGGAAAAAGGCTTTTCTGtatttattgcatttacatgataaacaatacaaacaaaaatagaacattataattctttgaattaaaaaaagacttaaataccgagcaacaaaataaaattgtttctttgtaactgcaaaaaatttaacattgtaatctacagttaaaaaattaaacacataatatttgtattagtaGACTAAATAAAGTcaaaacgaaaataaaacattaaagtaatataattttttcaattaaaaaatcttacatacttaaaataaaattaatttgtacttgtgaaataaacattattatgtatggttaagatacatttaattttactagACTTtgaaaaagaatcaaaataaaaatgaaatattttataattcttttaagaagaaaaaaaaatttagtttattaaaaaaaatttgtttaaataatttttgttaatagacTGTAACAATGGCGTTAAAACCACAAGTAAATAAGGAACTTGAAGAAAAATCGAAATTCAATAGATCAATAGTATGGCGTAATGTAATTGTTTTATCGTTGCTACATCTTGGTGCCCTGGGTGGACTTTACCTGACATTTACATCGGCAAAATATATgactatttttttctgtgagtatagtttaattttattgcgtaGTACTTTTAATTGCTTGctcgcaaaataattatacaacaaaaataatgaaacgcTTGTGTGTAAcgtcacaattttttttcgattgcagcaatttttttatacgaatttagTCTTTTGGGAATCTCAGCTGGGGCTCATCGACTTTAGCCCATCGATCCTACAAAGCCAAGTGGCCTCTCCAATTGCTGCTAGCATTCATGAGCACTGTAGCTTTTCAGGTAGTGTTTTCAGGTGTGTTTAACGAGTTACATTTCATCAATAATGGCAAcgatttaaaaagttacttttatcgttactttattGAGGTACTATATTAACGCAGTACTATGTTAACAATCATATTTACTGATCAACTTATAACTTTGTTCAATCTAGGATTCCGTGATTGTATGGGCCAGGGACCACAGGGTCCACCATAAATTTAGTGATACTGACGCCGACCCACATAACCCCAACGTCGGATACTTTTTTTCGCATATAGGCTGGCTGCTTTGCAAAAAACATTCCGATGTCACGAAAAAGGGGAAAGGCATTGATATTTCTGATCTAGAGAGCAATGCAATATTAGCGTTTCAAAAAAGGTAAaggtatcaaaaaatatttattttaatttcttctaaaaaagatttttgttagataaaatacttttatgttctatatataataaaatacttggcTAACTCTGTGATCTAATCTTTGTTTTGGGACAGTTTAATTTGAAAGCATGTTTTTGTTTAgagattacttttatttaattctttattttaaaaaagatttttgttaggaattttggaaaattaatatacgacactttttttaaaacaagatttttgttaggttggtgtaagttaaaataatatcttattatcGAACAAAAACctacaataaatttgttatttcagATATTATACGATATTGGTGATATTGCTCTGCTTTGTTATGCCAACCGTTATCCCAGTCGTATTTTGGGAAGAAAAATGGCTAAACGCCTACTTAATCTCCGGCGTTCTTCGTCATATTTTGCTACTAAATGTAGCTTTAATGATTAACTCAATAGGCCACAGATATGGTTATAAACCATATGACAAGTAAGTATCAATCAATTAATAGTCTTATATAGCCGAATAtacttttaaatcaaattttgtacGTAATCAGGATTTAATTACAACTGCTTTCTTGATTGTTACAGATATATAAATCCAGCAGACAATGTAGTATTTTCTATATTCTCGTCGAGAGAGGGTTGGCATAATTATCATCATGTTTTCTCTTAGGATTATAGAtctcttgaattaaaaaatgcaattaatttgacaaaaatgttcattgatttttttgcaacaattggTTGGGCATACGATTTAAAGTATGCATCGGATAAAACGGTAAGGAAACGTATGAGGTGAACGGGCGACGCATAATGAGTCGAATAGTATGAAAATGAGTGaataacatttcataatttattattatatttttgcattttgtgggtaacaaattcataattttgttttacattcttttgtattcttttctcGTAATTGTCACACTTTCATGtatgaaatttgaattttattaataaaatttgaatttcatACATGAAAGTGTGACAATTAcgaaaaaagaatacaaaagaatgtaaaataaaattatgaatttgttacccacaaaatgcaaaaatataataataaattatgaaatgttattCACTCATTTTCATACTATTCGACTCATTATGCGTCGCCCGTTCACCTCATACGTTTCCTTACCGTTTTATCGGATGCATACTTTAAATCGTATGCCCAAccaattgttgcaaaaaaatcaatgaacatttttgtcaaattaattgcattttttaattcaagagaTCAATAATCCTAAGAGAAAACATGATGATAATTATGCCAACCCTCTCTCGACAAGAATATAGAAAATACTACATTGTCTGCTGGATTTATATATCTGTAACAATCAAGAAAGCAGTTGTAATTAAATCCTTATTACgtacaaaatttgatttaaaagtaTATTCGGCTATATAAGACTATTAATTGATTGATACTTACTTGTCATATGGTTTATAACCATATCTGTGGCCTATTGAGTTAATCATTAAAGCTACATTTAGTAGCAAAATATGACGAAGAACGCCGGAGATTAAGTAGGCGTTTAGCCATTTTTCTTCCCAAAATACGACTGGGATAACGGTTGGCATAACAAAGCAGAGCAATATCACCAATATCGTATAATATctgaaataacaaatttattgtagGTTTTTGTTCgataataagatattattttaacttacaccaacctaacaaaaatcttgttttaaaaaaagtgtcgtatattaattttccaaaattcctaacaaaaatcttttttaaaataaagaattaaataaaagtaatctcTAAATAAAAACATGCTTTCAAATTAAACTGTCCCAAAACAAAGATTAGATCACAGAGTTAgccaagtattttattatatatagaacataaaagtattttatctaacaaaaatcttttttagaagaaattaaaataaatattttttgatacatttACCTTTTTTGAAACGCTAATATTGCATTGCTCTCTAGATCAGAAATATCAATGCCTTTCCCCTTTTTCGTGACATCGGAATGTTTTTTGCAAAGCAGCCAG contains the following coding sequences:
- the LOC105203697 gene encoding endoplasmin-like, which translates into the protein MAGYALRLSHVPSVYGSDVIEKETEDLFCAQLGLTHDHEAVQREEEAIKIDGLNTAQIKELREKAEKFAFQTEINRMIKLIINSLYRKKEIYLRELISNASDALDKIRLLSFTDKSVLETNTELAIRIKADKENKVLHIMDSGIGITKQDLVNHLGTIAKSGTAEFLGKMQDVTNVQDMNDMIDQFGVGFYSACLVANVVVVTTKHNDDKQYIGESDSSNFSIIEDLCGDTLKRGTTVSLHLKDRRPRV
- the LOC105205574 gene encoding acyl-CoA Delta(11) desaturase-like, translated to MKRLCVTSRFFLIAVIFLYEFSLLGISDGAHRLWSHRSYKAKWPLQLLLAFMSTVAFQDSVIVWARDHRVHHKFSDTDADPHNPNVGFFFSHIGWLLCKKHSDVTKKGKGIDISDLESNAILAFQKR
- the LOC113002658 gene encoding acyl-CoA Delta(11) desaturase-like; the protein is MALKPQVNKELEEKSKFNRSIVWRNVIVLSLLHLGALGGLYLTFTSSFGNLSWGSSTLAHRSYKAKWPLQLLLAFMSTVAFQDSVIVWARDHRVHHKFSDTDADPHNPNVGYFFSHIGWLLCKKHSDVTKKGKGIDISDLESNAILAFQKRYYTILVILLCFVMPTVIPVVFWEEKWLNAYLISGVLRHILLLNVALMINSIGHRYGYKPYDKYINPADNVVFSIFSSREGWHNYHHVFS
- the LOC120357122 gene encoding acyl-CoA Delta(11) desaturase-like; the protein is MALKPQVNKELEEKSKFNRSIVWRNSFGNLSWGSSTLAHRSYKAKWPLQLLLAFMSTVAFQDSVIVWARDHRVHHKFSDTDADPHNPNVGYFFSHIGWLLCKKHSDVTKKGKGIDISDLESNAILAFQKRYYTILVILLCFVMPTVIPVVFWEEKWLNAYLISGVLRHILLLNVALMINSIGHRYGYKPYDK